In a single window of the Acyrthosiphon pisum isolate AL4f chromosome X, pea_aphid_22Mar2018_4r6ur, whole genome shotgun sequence genome:
- the LOC107884229 gene encoding uncharacterized protein LOC107884229 isoform X1: METNNKASMSHVKSGSSDEDALHRENLSTAQLVYLKIKALRNLCCKNQNLIKNDGVKIGWLDMSQIEEILKKYNHGENKSRNKLLPHTLQKWNPLDNTFDPIVSDVVYEFDFLKYAEIKPDRCACYKNLIKDSVSETSNSYQNSNDCSQTIVDTISEAMEIDYAFLEKWEKENQEKN; the protein is encoded by the exons atggaAACCAACAACAAAGCATCG ATGTCACACGTCAAATCCGGTTCGTCGGACGAGGATGCTCTTCATCGTGAAAACTTATCAACCGCACAACTCGTATATCTTAAGATAAAGGCATTACGTAATTTATGTTGTAAAAac CAGAATCTAATTAAGAATGATGGTGTTAAAATTGGTTGGTTAGATATGAGCCAAATAGaggaaatattgaaaaagtatAATCACGGTGAAAATAAATctcgaaataaattattacctcaTACACTACAAAAGTGGAATCCACTTGACAATACATTTGATCCAATTGTGTCCGATGTTGTATATGA atttgattttttaaaatatgctgAAATTAAACCAGATAGGTGTGCATGTTACAAAAATCTCATAAAAGACAGTGTTTCAGAGACTTCAAATTCTTATCAG aacagCAATGATTGTAGCCAAACTATTGTAGACACAATATCAGAAGCTATGGAAATTGATTATGCATTTCTTGAAAAGTGGGAAAaagaaaatcaagaaaaaaattga
- the LOC107884229 gene encoding uncharacterized protein LOC107884229 isoform X2, protein METNNKASMSHVKSGSSDEDALHRENLSTAQLVYLKIKALRNLCCKNNLIKNDGVKIGWLDMSQIEEILKKYNHGENKSRNKLLPHTLQKWNPLDNTFDPIVSDVVYEFDFLKYAEIKPDRCACYKNLIKDSVSETSNSYQNSNDCSQTIVDTISEAMEIDYAFLEKWEKENQEKN, encoded by the exons atggaAACCAACAACAAAGCATCG ATGTCACACGTCAAATCCGGTTCGTCGGACGAGGATGCTCTTCATCGTGAAAACTTATCAACCGCACAACTCGTATATCTTAAGATAAAGGCATTACGTAATTTATGTTGTAAAAac AATCTAATTAAGAATGATGGTGTTAAAATTGGTTGGTTAGATATGAGCCAAATAGaggaaatattgaaaaagtatAATCACGGTGAAAATAAATctcgaaataaattattacctcaTACACTACAAAAGTGGAATCCACTTGACAATACATTTGATCCAATTGTGTCCGATGTTGTATATGA atttgattttttaaaatatgctgAAATTAAACCAGATAGGTGTGCATGTTACAAAAATCTCATAAAAGACAGTGTTTCAGAGACTTCAAATTCTTATCAG aacagCAATGATTGTAGCCAAACTATTGTAGACACAATATCAGAAGCTATGGAAATTGATTATGCATTTCTTGAAAAGTGGGAAAaagaaaatcaagaaaaaaattga